ATATCTATTTGATTATCGACTTTAGAAGAGATGCTATAATTTGCTAAAAAGTTGATAGAAAGTGGTGTGATGATGTAATAGCCAAATAAAGCACCTAAAAAAAACAGTATAGAACAAATAATGATGAAGCCACGCGAATGTTTTCGTTCGCTTTTATGTAAGCCAGGGCTTATAAATTTCCATAGTTGATAAATAATATAAGGAAATGAAATAATAAAACCACCTAAAATAGCCGTCCAGATATCTGCAGAAAACTGTCCTGCCATGGTTCTGTTTTGAAGAATCATTGGCATTTCATTATTACAAAAAGAGGTTTCAACGTTTAAAAAACGTCCTGTTTTACATAAAAACTCATAAGTTGGGAAATCCATCTCTAATGGTGCGAAAATAATAGCATCAAAAACAAATCTGCTAAAAATGAAGGCAAGAGAAGCAACAATAATAATTGCAGAACATATTCTAATTAAATGCCAACGTAAATCTTCAAGATGATCTAAAAAAGACATCTCATTTATATCTTTTTTCGCCATTATATAATACCTTCTTTTATTAAATCGTGTAGGTGTACAACACCAGTATATGTTCCGTTTTCTTCAACTAAAATCTGAGAAATATCATGGGCTTCCATAATTTCTAATGCATCAACAGCCATAGAATTACCTTCAATACGTTTTGGGTTTGCACTCATAATATCTTTAGCAGATAGTTTAGAGAAATCATCAACTTTAGTTAACATTCTACGTAAATCACCATCAGTTATAATACCAATAATTTTTTGGTCCTCAATAACAGCAGTAACACCAAGTCTTTTTTTAGTGATTTCTATTATTACCTCTTTAATACTGGTATCTAGGCTAACATTTGGTTTTTCATTTACAGAAGAAATATCTTTAACTCTTAAGTATAGTTTTTTTCCTAATGCGCCGCCTGGGTGATATTTTGCAAAATCGTTACTAGAAAAACCCCGTAAATCTAATAAGCAAACCGCAAGTGCATCGCCAATAACTAATTGTGCTGTAGTACTTGTAGTTGGGGCTAAATTATTGGGGCAAGCTTCTTTTTCAACATAAGAATTTAAAATAAAATGAGCTTCTTCACCAAGAAAAGATTTTGAATTACCAGTAATGGCAATAATTTTATTGTTAGCTCTTTTTATTAAAGGGATGAGTACTTTTATTTCTGGTGTATTACCACTATTCGATATACAAACAACAATATCGTCTTTAAGAATAAGTCCTAAATCTCCATGAATAGCTTCGGCGGCATGCATAAAAACAGAAGGTGTCCCCGTTGAATTTAAGGTGGCAACAATTTTATTAGCAATAATGGCACTTTTACCAATACCAGTAATTATAACACGTCCTTTAGAATTGTAAATAAGATTTACGGCATCTGAAAAATCATCATTTACTAAATTAGATAAATTAGAAATGGCTTTACTTTCCATTTCGATAGTTTGTTTAGCGATTTTAATAATGGAATTTTTGCTGCTCAAAATTTATTATTTTATAATTGTTGGTGCATTTAAAGATTTTATTATCTTTAAATGTTATTCAAATTAAATTTTTATTGTAATTTGAATTTTCGTTACAAAACTAACGAAAAAAATATGAGGGTTCTCGAAATATACTATTAAATTAATTATTGAAAATTGATTTATTATGGTGTATTAAACTGGTGAAAATAAATTTTATAAAATTCATGTCAATAGCAAAAAGTGATTTGCATTCTGCATTAAAAAAATATTTTGGATTCAACAAATTCAAAGGTCTTCAAGAAGGTGTCGTTGAAAGTATCATGTCTAAGAATCATACGTTTGTAATTATGCCGACAGGCGGTGGTAAGTCACTCTGTTATCAATTACCAGCATTAATGCAAGAAGGTACAGCCATTGTTGTCTCTCCTTTAATAGCGTTAATGAAAAATCAAGTAGATGCGATTAGAGGTATTTCAAAAGAGGAAGGTATCGCACATGTATTAAATTCTTCATTAAATAAAACAGAAGTAAAACGTGTAAAAGAAGATATTGTAAACGGCGTAACAAAGTTACTTTATGTAGCTCCAGAATCGCTTACAAAAGAAGAGAATGTTGAGTTTCTACGCTCTGTAAAAGTATCTTTTTTAGCTATTGATGAAGCACACTGTATTAGTGAGTGGGGGCATGATTTTAGACCAGAATACAGAAATTTACGTCATATTATAAAACGTATTGGCGATAATATCCCTATCATAGGATTAACAGCGACAGCAACGCCTAAGGTACAGGAAGATATTATAAAGAACTTGGGTATCACAGGAGCTAAAACATTTAAAGCTTCTTTTAATAGACCTAATTTGTACTATGAGGTACGCCCTAAAACAAAAAATGTTGATGTCGATATTATTCGTTTTGTAAAACAAAATGAAGGTAAATCGGGTATTGTTTATTGTTTAAGCCGAAAACGTGTTGAAGAACTAGCACAAGTATTACAAGTTAATGGCGTAAAAGCAGTACCGTATCATGCAGGATTAGATGCTAAAACAAGATCAAGTCATCAAGATAAATTTCTTATGGAAGATGTAGATGTTGTGGTTGCTACCATAGCATTTGGAATGGGTATAGATAAACCCGATGTTAGGTTTGTAATTCACCATGATATTCCAAAAAGTATAGAGAGTTATTACCAAGAAACAGGAAGAGCAGGTCGAGATGGAGGCGAAGGTCATTGTTTAGCGTATTATGCATATAAGGATATTGAAAAGTTGGAAAAATTCATGTCTGGAAAACCTGTTGCAGAACAGGAAATAGGACAAGCCTTATTGCAAGAAGTTGTTGCATTTGCCGAGACATCAATATCTAGGCGTAAATTTATTTTACATTATTTTGGCGAAGAGTTTGATAATGAAACAGGAGAAGGTGGTGATATGGATGATAATGTTCGGTATCCAAAAAAACAAACTGAAGCTAAAGACGATGCGAAACTGTTGTTAGAAACGATTCAAAATACGAATGAAAAATATAAATCTAAAGATTTAGTTAGCGTTATTGTAGGAAAAGAAAATGCGTTAATTAATTCTCACAGAACGAATGAACAACCTTTTTTCGGAAAAGGTAAGGAGAAAGATAATAAATATTGGATGGCACTTTTAAGGCAATTATTGGTTGCTGGTTATCTAAAAAAAGATATAGAAACATACGGTGTTATTAAGTTGAATGCCTCTGGAAAAGACTTTATAAATAACCCTCAGTCGTTTATGATGACTGAAGATCATATTTTTGAAGGCGAACAAGAAGATGGATCTATTATTACAGCCTCTAAAGGAAGCGGTGCAGTTGCCGATGAAGTTTTAATGGGAATGCTTAAAGATTTGCGTAAAAAGAATGCTAAAAAATTAGGCGTGCCACCATTTGTTATTTTTCAAGATCCTTCATTAGAAGATATGGCATTAAAGTATCCAATTAGCCTTTCAGAATTAGCTAATGTACATGGAGTTGGTGATGGTAAAGCAAAAAAATATGGTAAAGATTTTGTTGCGTTAATTTCTAATTATGTTGATGAAAATGATATTATTCGTCCAGATGATTTAGTTGTAAAATCTACAGGAAGTAATTCTGCTAATAAATTATATATCATTCAAAATATTGATAG
The nucleotide sequence above comes from Flavobacteriaceae bacterium HL-DH10. Encoded proteins:
- a CDS encoding KpsF/GutQ family sugar-phosphate isomerase, which produces MSSKNSIIKIAKQTIEMESKAISNLSNLVNDDFSDAVNLIYNSKGRVIITGIGKSAIIANKIVATLNSTGTPSVFMHAAEAIHGDLGLILKDDIVVCISNSGNTPEIKVLIPLIKRANNKIIAITGNSKSFLGEEAHFILNSYVEKEACPNNLAPTTSTTAQLVIGDALAVCLLDLRGFSSNDFAKYHPGGALGKKLYLRVKDISSVNEKPNVSLDTSIKEVIIEITKKRLGVTAVIEDQKIIGIITDGDLRRMLTKVDDFSKLSAKDIMSANPKRIEGNSMAVDALEIMEAHDISQILVEENGTYTGVVHLHDLIKEGII
- a CDS encoding RecQ family ATP-dependent DNA helicase, which codes for MSIAKSDLHSALKKYFGFNKFKGLQEGVVESIMSKNHTFVIMPTGGGKSLCYQLPALMQEGTAIVVSPLIALMKNQVDAIRGISKEEGIAHVLNSSLNKTEVKRVKEDIVNGVTKLLYVAPESLTKEENVEFLRSVKVSFLAIDEAHCISEWGHDFRPEYRNLRHIIKRIGDNIPIIGLTATATPKVQEDIIKNLGITGAKTFKASFNRPNLYYEVRPKTKNVDVDIIRFVKQNEGKSGIVYCLSRKRVEELAQVLQVNGVKAVPYHAGLDAKTRSSHQDKFLMEDVDVVVATIAFGMGIDKPDVRFVIHHDIPKSIESYYQETGRAGRDGGEGHCLAYYAYKDIEKLEKFMSGKPVAEQEIGQALLQEVVAFAETSISRRKFILHYFGEEFDNETGEGGDMDDNVRYPKKQTEAKDDAKLLLETIQNTNEKYKSKDLVSVIVGKENALINSHRTNEQPFFGKGKEKDNKYWMALLRQLLVAGYLKKDIETYGVIKLNASGKDFINNPQSFMMTEDHIFEGEQEDGSIITASKGSGAVADEVLMGMLKDLRKKNAKKLGVPPFVIFQDPSLEDMALKYPISLSELANVHGVGDGKAKKYGKDFVALISNYVDENDIIRPDDLVVKSTGSNSANKLYIIQNIDRKLPLDDIASSKGMSMEDFIKEMEAIVYSGTKLNIDYWIHDILDEDQQEEIHDYFMESESDSIEAAIEEFDGDYDEDELRLYRIKFISEVAN
- the tatC gene encoding twin-arginine translocase subunit TatC, which gives rise to MAKKDINEMSFLDHLEDLRWHLIRICSAIIIVASLAFIFSRFVFDAIIFAPLEMDFPTYEFLCKTGRFLNVETSFCNNEMPMILQNRTMAGQFSADIWTAILGGFIISFPYIIYQLWKFISPGLHKSERKHSRGFIIICSILFFLGALFGYYIITPLSINFLANYSISSKVDNQIDISSLIGLVRASVLASGLIFELPIIIYFLTKIGLVTPEFLKKYRKYALVIVLILSAIITPPDIASQIIVAIPILILYQVSIYISKVVIRNQKRKEKQTIN